One genomic window of Cololabis saira isolate AMF1-May2022 chromosome 3, fColSai1.1, whole genome shotgun sequence includes the following:
- the LOC133427918 gene encoding transcription factor HIVEP3 yields MEAEPSRPADGDRSGRQGQQHVTAESSFESCPPEQPQQPPNPRPVHRALGRLQHRQPRRTDLLRLQQQQAAVWQHSDALNPSGGSFYSTASSSLPSTSSTQAEHGHGAPSHSSQESQESISSPRKGEKKPQKTGKYVCTYCGRPCAKPSVLQKHIRSHTGERPYPCTPCGFSFKTKSNLYKHRKSHAHRIRAGMASSRDEPEASGVVEDPEEHTDGESTESEEETGQHRKSSSKEMPRPKKGDKEQLGGSEEPQRPEDSQAVKQRLALRLSERKRGPMASPDDHPSSLSTSSSSIGPGSKGSTESGYFSGSGSTDLSQVSPPSSSGKTYAEIILGKYGRLGGQQRSPHQQQPHSSHSSSSGTEEKSIPFSVPKTQVIEHITKLITINEAVVDTSEIDSVKPRRSSLSRKSSMESPKCITPKDPYTFDPKGEAAGPSGLRHLQNPAAGAQELSAVPLLRSHSMPSTTSQPEPFTSGTMSPRGYRLCQSFDEQQAVVAEMRGAQRTLRRQPAIEDPQGAELTLEETRHASLSSSARVIESGKQPQQQQQQKCPGALQCGTCGARFQHSGAYEAHRGICPVQEQEEVSQTTREDRPLMMHYKFRALAMAVRKRRKEESLEDDPPSPGAVPMSGSSAGLISVPSRPEHSQALSGVILQTEPNQQQQQDRKGVSVIQHTSSFEKQESISMESQEPDLRENQQTQEPEPKPSPSTSRLIRQPNIQVPEILVTVELDADMPSVSPPVAASSSKEAERVEEFQWPQRSQTLAQLPAEKLPPKKKRLRLAEAAQSSGGSSFESPSLPRSPSHESNISSHSASFEDTARSEPTIWASSSQSSQMLMVPSASHQYHQSHKEMRRSCSEQAPASPQQTQESAETRSKSFDYGSLSSQQPTCSWKERRKCLLVKHATLGESEQEVGSNINQLSRSESPKPGPSHSSHPPLYSADLSSQFHLESTAKALQTLPSQFFPSSQDLLPFQPGVQHAFPPGSLSQLLPVTTTISEILSTQVLHRAILHSQTGSSPIQIHSSHIHMAEQRIPLPHLSPLVPFAFSPRTRAGQTLYLSVPSRLPTHAPSPSTTVSRPSTSSMSSDLAQQSVVTISYHYPRPVIVTCLAQLTPAVSLVVPVRLQTHRPTFASAMYTTLSQILASTPSQEPTSCTAMVIMGQVDRHTLQRTYLKVPTPDIKSLLPLTLPTELASGSGEGYGPLGAGGSKRMLSPAASLELSTEAQRHQKRVKEEEEEEQHKTREEEDEELKESREEESKATGAKLDEEEKKHPDRVDMATEKLEEVQDKVTKNNKRDKQEGQRESTQKTIQKKEEVPTVEAGVERPSTPSYPNLHTSTSVNWCYLKYVKPNPSVQRDPRTSVYSTWSISAHNPNLPGLSTKVALSLLCSKQRHSSAIYTMATALTQTKGNLAPASHKTTHVSEVHATSPSTVTEVKSQQKHEKEDNKETREEEGPSTSKPGESSRVRIFEGGYKSNEEYVYVRGRGRGKYICGECGIRCKKPSMLKKHIRTHTDVRPYICKHCNFAFKTKGNLTKHMKSKAHGKKCQAMGVSESSLDEPESEETAGSDERVCGSEEQDDHQFSDVEESDNDEDDDEEEDEEEESASHEDPLSSCSSDTHPSAGGHSSGGRRSQQGTPDPEPSPGRDQPSPRGVWPSRRAASPGSRRALFSRRGWKASPRGFSPSSESCPPSRSLSPRLELSSPMHSLSPRTELSTPSQHVSPSPERGPSPIRPLSPLRPISPSCYRPSQVRTPPSPLRLYHRTSGYLPWESPGTKGGHFKLEKTGTAGEESSSFPAAFRLSSSEAYPGLQTTENIFSHLPMHSQQAKVPYLMIPIGGIQIVQARPRSHPTTPSSPTSPPLEGPSLARHESYWGGTPRTQGLRTPGSYWSEYQVAGTSQAVQHSLTTAVTLSKADLKTTDSKQYGSSHSSIHTHRSASKTTKHSARDGGTRAPGLSIADPVALRAIEQESEREELPSGSGVVEGEAEGEQST; encoded by the exons ATGGAGGCTGAGCCCAGCCGTCCGGCTGATGGGGATCGCTCTGGAAGGCAAGGGCAGCAGCATGTGACAGCTGAGTCTTCATTTGAATCTTGTCCACCTGAGCAGCCCCAGCAGCCTCCTAATCCTCGTCCTGTACACAGAGCCTTGGGCCGCCTACAACATCGCCAACCCAGACGTACTGACCTGCTTCGATTACAGCAACAGCAAGCAGCAGTATGGCAGCATTCGGATGCCCTAAACCCCTCAGGGGGCAGCTTCTACTCTACAGCCTCCTCATCCCTCCCTTCTACTTCCTCCACCCAGGCTGAGCATGGTCATGGGGCGCCATCTCACTCCAGCCAAGAGAGTCAAGAAAGTATTAGTTCccccagaaagggggaaaagaaacCACAGAAAACAGGGAAATATGTCTGCACGTACTGTGGACGTCCATGTGCCAAGCCAAGTGTTCTTCAAAAACACATACGCTCCCATACAGGAGAAAGACCCTACCCTTGTACTCCCTGTGGGTTTTCCTTCAAGACCAAGAGTAACCTATACAAGCACCGCAAGTCCCATGCCCATCGCATTAGAGCAGGTATGGCTTCTAGTCGTGACGAACCAGAGGCAAGTGGTGTTGTGGAAGACCCCGAGGAACACACAGACGGAGAAAGTACTGAGTCTGAGGAAGAGACAGGTCAGCATAGAAAATCCTCCTCTAAAGAGATGCCCAGACCGAAGAAAGGGGACAAAGAACAGCTGGGAGGCTCAGAGGAGCCCCAAAGGCCCGAAGACTCCCAGGCTGTGAAGCAAAGACTGGCCTTGAGGCTTAGTGAAAGAAAACGAGGTCCTATGGCATCTCCAGATGACCATCCTTCCTCTCTCTCCACCTCATCTTCTTCCATAGGACCAGGTAGTAAAGGCAGCACAGAGTCTGGGTATTTCTCTGGATCAGGAAGTACTGACTTGTCCCAAGTTAGCCCACCAAGTTCCAGTGGCAAAACCTACGCAGAAATTATTTTAGGGAAGTATGGAAGACTGGGAGGCCAGCAACGCAGTCCCCACCAACAACAGCCTCATTCTTCACATTCCTCTTCCTCAGGAACTGAGGAGAAGAGCATTCCCTTCTCTGTGCCCAAAACCCAAGTCATAGAACACATTACCAAGCTCATAACTATTAATGAGGCAGTAGTAGACACCAGTGAAATTGACAGTGTTAAGCCCAGACGCTCATCTCTGTCCCGGAAGAGCAGCATGGAGTCACCCAAATGTATCACCCCAAAAGATCCATACACATTTGATCCCAAAGGAGAAGCTGCAGGCCCCAGTGGTTTGAGGCATCTCCAAAACCCTGCGGCAGGTGCACAGGAACTGTCAGCAGTGCCTCTTCTTAGAAGCCACTCAATGCCATCAACTACCAGCCAACCAGAACCCTTCACCTCTGGCACCATGTCTCCTAGAGGTTACCGCCTCTGCCAGTCATTCGATGAGCAACAAGCAGTGGTCGCAGAGATGAGGGGTGCCCAGCGTACACTCAGACGCCAGCCCGCCATAGAGGATCCCCAGGGAGCAGAGCTAACATTGGAGGAGACCCGACACGCCTCCTTGTCCTCTTCAGCCAGAGTTATTGAATCAGGGAAGCAGccacagcaacaacaacagcaaaagtGTCCCGGGGCATTACAGTGTGGAACATGCGGGGCCCGCTTTCAACACAGTGGAGCGTACGAGGCTCACAGAGGCATCTGCCCAGTGCAGGAACAAGAGGAAGTCAGTCAAACAACCAGGGAGGATCGGCCCCTGATGATGCACTATAAGTTCAGAGCACTGGCCATGgctgtgaggaagaggaggaaagaggagagTTTGGAGGATGATCCTCCCAGCCCTGGAGCTGTACCCATGTCAGGAAGCTCTGCAGGCCTCATTTCAGTGCCAAGTAGACCAGAGCACAGCCAAGCCCTCTCAG GTGTTATTTTACAGACTGAGCCAaatcaacagcagcagcaggacaggAAGGGTGTGTCTGTCATCCAACACACTAGCTCTTTTGAGAAACAGGAGAGTATATCTATGGAAAGCCAGGAACCAGACCTCAGAGAGAATCAGCAAACACAAGAACCCGAGCCAAAACCATCTCCGTCCACATCACGCCTCATCCGCCAGCCAAACATTCAAGTGCCGGAGATCCTTGTTACTGTGGAGCTTGATGCTGACATGCCATCTGTGTCACCCCCGGTAGCAGCATCTTCTTCCAAG GAGGCCGAGAGAGTAGAGGAATTCCAGTGGCCTCAGCGTAGCCAGACTCTGGCCCAGCTTCCTGCTGAGAAGCTGCCACCAAAGAAGAAAAGACTCCGTCTGGCAGAAGCTGCACAGTCCTCCGGGGGGTCTAGCTTTGAGTCTCCGTCTCTGCCTCGTAGTCCAAGTCACGAAAGCAACATCTCAAGTCATTCTGCTTCATTTGAAGATACTGCACGTTCAGAGCCAACTATCTGGGCTTCTAGCAGCCAAAGCTCTCAGATGCTTATGGTGCCATCTGCCTCTCACCAATACCACCAAAGTCACAAGGAGATGAGGCGTTCGTGTTCAGAGCAGGCCCCAGCCAGCCCACAACAAACACAAGAGAGTGCAGAGACCAGAAGTAAGTCATTTGACTATGGATCCCTTTCCTCTCAGCAGCCCACATGCTCctggaaagaaaggaggaagtgTCTTCTTGTGAAACACGCCACCTTAGGTGAATCCGAGCAGGAGGTGGGGAGCAACATTAATCAGTTGTCCAGATCAGAAAGTCCCAAACCTGGTCCTTCCCACTCTAGCCATCCTCCTCTCTACTCAGCTGATCTGAGCTCCCAATTTCACCTTGAATCAACAGCAAAGGCCTTGCAAACATTACCATCACAATTCTTTCCATCCTCTCAGGATCTCCTCCCTTTTCAGCCTGGAGTCCAACATGCTTTCCCTCCAGGATCACTATCACAGCTACTACCTGTTACCACAACCATATCGGAAATACTATCCACCCAAGTCCTCCACAGGGCCATTTTGCATTCGCAAACAGGATCTTCACCTATACAGATTCACTCGTCTCATATCCACATGGCAGAACAGAGAATACCACTGCCTCACCTTTCTCCCCTAGTTCCTTTCGCCTTCTCCCCCAGGACTAGAGCTGGCCAGACTCTGTATTTGTCTGTTCCTTCGAGACTTCCCACACATGCTCCTTCCCCATCCACTACAGTGAGCAGACCTTCCACCTCTTCCATGTCCTCTGACCTCGCCCAGCAATCTGTTGTAACCATCTCTTACCACTACCCAAGGCCAGTCATTGTCACATGTTTGGCACAGCTCACACCAGCAGTGTCCCTTGTGGTGCCAGTGCGCCTCCAGACTCATCGACCTACCTTTGCCAGTGCCATGTATACTACTCTGTCCCAGATTTTGGCTTCCACTCCTTCACAGGAGCCAACTTCTTGCACAGCTATGGTCATCATGGGCCAGGTAGATCGACACACACTGCAAAGGACATACCTTAAAGTACCCACCCCAGATATCAAGAGTCTTCTACCCCTGACTTTGCCAACGGAGCTGGCCTCAGGTTCTGGGGAGGGATACGGTCCACTGGGAGCTGGAGGAAGCAAACGAATGCTTTCTCCTGCAGCCAGCCTTGAGCTCAGCACAGAAGCTCAACGTCACCAGAAAAGggtgaaggaggaagaggaggaggagcaacATAAAACaagggaggaagaggatgaagaaCTGAAAGAAAGCCGGGAAGAAGAAAGTAAAGCCACTGGGGCAAAACTggatgaagaagaaaagaagcacCCAGACAGGGTAGACATGGCAACTGAGAAATTAGAAGAGGTACAAGACAAAGTAACAAAGAATAACAAAAGGGacaaacaggagggacagagggAGTCAACTCAGAAAACAATTCAAAAAAAGGAAGAGGTGCCAACTGTAGAGGCGGGGGTTGAGAGACCAAGTACCCCTTCATACCCCAACCTCCACACCTCCACCTCAGTCAACTGGTGCTATCTGAAGTATGTCAAACCTAACCCATCTGTGCAGCGAGACCCTCGTACCTCAGTCTATTCTACATGGAGCATCAGTGCTCACAACCCCAACTTGCCGGGCCTCAGCACAAAAGTGGCCCTTTCTCTACTGTGCTCCAAACAGAGGCACAGCTCTGCGATATACACAATGGCGACCGCCCTGACACAAACCAAAGGAAACCTGGCACCTGCGAGCCACAAGACAACACATGTGTCTGAG GTACATGCCACCTCACCCAGCACCGTCACTGAAGTAAAGAGTCAGCAGAAGCATGAAAAGGAGGATAATAAAGAGACGAGAGAAGAGGAAGGACCTTCCACCTCCAAACCGGGCGAGTCTTCTCGGGTTCGCATCTTTGAAGGCGG GTACAAGTCCAATGAGGAGTATGTCTATGTGAGAGGTCGGGGGCGAGGCAAGTACATATGTGGAGAATGTGGGATTCGCTGCAAGAAGCCCAGCATGCTGAAAAAGCACATCAGAACGCACACCGACGTCCGTCCATACATTTGTAAACACTGCAACTTTGCCTTCAAGACCAAAG GAAACCTTACAAAACACATGAAGTCAAAGGCTCATGGGAAAAAATGCCAGGCAATGGGAGTCTCTGAGTCATCACTGGACGAGCCAGAGAGCGAAGAAACAG CTGGAAGCGATGAACGTGTGTGTGGCTCGGAGGAGCAGGACGACCATCAGTTTTCTGACGTGGAGGAATCGGACAATGacgaagatgatgatgaggaggaggacgaggaagaggaATCTGCATCTCACGAAGACCCACTATCCTCCTGTTCGTCGGACACCCACCCATCAGCAGGGGGTCACTCCAGCGGGGGTCGGCGCTCCCAACAGGGCACTCCTGACCCTGAGCCCAGTCCCGGCCGTGATCAGCCCTCCCCGAGGGGAGTCTGGCCCAGCAGGCGAGCGGCATCGCCCGGTAGCAGGAGAGCACTGTTCTCCCGGCGAGGTTGGAAAGCGTCACCGAGAGGGTTCTCCCCCAGCAGCGAGAGCTGCCCCCCCAGCCGCAGTCTCTCCCCCCGCCTGGAGCTGTCCTCGCCCATGCACAGCCTCTCTCCCAGGACCGAGCTCTCTACTCCCTCTCAACACGTGTCACCCTCTCCCGAGAGAGGGCCGTCTCCCATCAGACCTCTTTCTCCTCTTCGTCCCATTTCACCCAGCTGCTACCGGCCATCTCAAGTTCGAACCCCTCCGTCGCCGCTGAGATTGTATCACAGAACCTCTGGATACTTACCCTGGGAGAGCCCTGGCACTAAAGGAGGTCACTTCAAACTG GAGAAAACTGGTACCGCAGGAGAAGAAAGCAGCTCCTTTCCAGCTGCTTTTCGTCTTTCCTCCAGTGAGGCTTATCCTGGCCTTCAGACAACAGAGAACATCTTCAGCCATCTTCCCATGCACTCCCAACAAGCCAAGGTCCCCTATCTAATGATACCAATTGGTGGTATTCAAATCGTACAGGCCAGACCACGGTCCCACCCGACTACACCGTCATCTCCAACATCTCCACCACTCGAGGGGCCGTCTCTGGCTCGCCATGAATCATACTGGGGCGGGACCCCTAGGACTCAAGGGCTTAGGACTCCTGGAAGCTACTGGTCAGAGTACCAGGTAGCAGGAACCAGCCAGGCGGTGCAGCACAGTCTTACTACAGCAGTGACACTTTCCAAAGCAGATTTGAAGACCACGGACTCAAAGCAATATGGCAGCTCACATAGCTCCATCCACACCCACAGGTCTGCGAGCAAAACCACCAAACACAG